One window of the Methylovirgula sp. HY1 genome contains the following:
- a CDS encoding nucleoside deaminase, translating into MSGTVDKSSEPEHANPEKDDPMSLAFAEARAAAARGEVPVGAVIVRDGVVLAQAGNRTLADKDPTAHAELLAIRAACRVLGSERLVDCDLYVTLEPCAMCAAAISFGRLRRLYWAASDPKGGAVEHGPRLFSLPTCHHRPETYGGLRESEAAELLRSFFATRR; encoded by the coding sequence ATGAGCGGCACCGTGGATAAGTCATCTGAGCCGGAACACGCTAATCCCGAGAAAGACGATCCGATGTCGCTGGCCTTCGCCGAGGCGCGCGCGGCGGCGGCGCGTGGCGAAGTGCCCGTCGGCGCCGTCATCGTTCGCGACGGGGTCGTGTTGGCGCAGGCAGGCAACCGGACGCTCGCAGACAAGGACCCGACGGCGCATGCCGAACTTTTGGCGATCAGGGCCGCTTGCCGGGTGCTCGGCTCCGAGCGGCTCGTCGATTGTGATCTCTATGTGACTTTGGAGCCCTGCGCCATGTGCGCAGCAGCCATTTCCTTTGGACGGCTGCGCCGGCTCTATTGGGCCGCCAGCGATCCTAAGGGCGGCGCGGTCGAGCATGGGCCGCGGCTCTTTTCGCTGCCGACCTGTCATCATAGGCCCGAGACCTATGGCGGCCTCCGCGAGAGCGAGGCAGCCGAACTCTTGCGCAGCTTCTTTGCGACGCGGCGCTAG
- the ligA gene encoding NAD-dependent DNA ligase LigA, translated as MKGKPPLIDALTFAEAKAEHVRLADEIAKHDRAYYQEDAPTISDADYDALRQRYADLESAFPELVTPDSLTQTVGAAPSEKFAKIRHKVPMLSLGNVFSDEEVSEFGARVRRFLGLAKDAPLDVTAEPKIDGLSCSLRYEGGALMQAATRGDGFEGEDVTANVLTVKEIPHRLRGSVPEILEVRGEIYMTHSDFSALNERQAAIGKPLFANPRNAAAGSLRQLDSSITASRPLHFFAYAWGEVSDMPADTQLDMIAAFEAYGLPVNPLTVLCHSAEDLLKFYHGIEDRRASLGYDIDGVVYKVNSLALQERLGFVSRAPRWATAHKFPAQQAVTVLRGIDIQVGRTGALTPVARLDPVTVGGVVVSNATLHNEDEIARKDIRLGDTVIVQRAGDVIPQIVSVVLGKRPKDAEPYEFPQTCPVCGSAAIREIDSKTGTADVVRRCTGRLVCAAQAVEGLKHFVSRNALDIEGLGEKQIEQFFAEGLIKTAADIFRLEERDKHSLQRLKNREGYGETSVRNLFAAIEARRQVPVNRFIYALGIRHVGETNARRLARHFGTFEALRATAQRALEGSEARAEINNIEGIGDVVAESIADFFQEKHNESVLDALLAYVTPLPMEEIVSASPIAGKTVVFTGALERMTRDEAKAQAERLGAKVAASVSKKTDLVVAGPGAGSKLAKAQELGIETIDEETWLIRAAGAGD; from the coding sequence ATGAAAGGCAAGCCCCCCCTAATCGACGCACTCACGTTCGCCGAAGCGAAAGCCGAGCATGTGCGCCTCGCCGATGAAATCGCCAAGCACGACCGCGCCTATTACCAAGAGGACGCGCCGACCATATCGGACGCAGACTATGATGCTTTGCGCCAGCGCTATGCGGATTTGGAGAGCGCCTTTCCCGAGCTGGTCACGCCGGACTCTCTGACCCAGACCGTCGGCGCCGCGCCGTCCGAAAAATTCGCCAAGATTCGGCACAAGGTGCCGATGCTGTCGCTCGGCAATGTGTTCAGCGATGAAGAGGTGAGCGAATTCGGCGCCCGCGTAAGACGGTTTCTTGGCCTTGCCAAAGACGCGCCGCTCGACGTGACGGCCGAACCGAAGATCGACGGACTTTCTTGTTCATTGCGTTACGAGGGCGGCGCGCTGATGCAGGCGGCCACCCGCGGCGACGGCTTTGAGGGCGAGGACGTGACCGCCAATGTCCTGACGGTCAAGGAGATCCCGCATAGACTGAGGGGCAGCGTTCCCGAGATCCTCGAAGTGCGCGGCGAAATCTATATGACGCACAGCGATTTTTCCGCGCTCAATGAACGGCAGGCGGCCATCGGCAAGCCGCTCTTCGCCAATCCGCGCAATGCCGCGGCGGGATCGTTGCGTCAGCTCGACTCGTCGATCACCGCGTCGCGGCCACTGCATTTCTTCGCTTATGCCTGGGGTGAGGTGAGCGACATGCCGGCCGATACGCAATTGGACATGATCGCCGCTTTCGAGGCCTATGGGCTGCCGGTCAATCCGCTGACAGTGCTTTGTCATTCGGCGGAAGATCTGCTGAAGTTCTATCACGGCATCGAAGATCGGCGGGCGTCGCTCGGCTACGACATCGACGGAGTCGTTTATAAGGTCAATAGCCTCGCCTTGCAGGAACGTCTGGGCTTCGTCTCAAGGGCGCCGCGCTGGGCGACTGCGCATAAATTTCCTGCCCAACAGGCGGTGACGGTTCTGCGCGGCATCGATATCCAAGTCGGCCGTACCGGCGCCCTGACGCCCGTCGCGCGACTCGATCCCGTCACCGTCGGCGGCGTCGTCGTCTCCAATGCGACTTTGCACAATGAAGACGAGATCGCGCGGAAAGACATTCGCCTTGGCGATACGGTCATCGTCCAACGCGCCGGCGATGTCATTCCGCAGATCGTCAGCGTCGTTCTCGGCAAGCGGCCGAAGGATGCGGAGCCTTATGAATTCCCGCAAACCTGTCCGGTCTGCGGCTCGGCGGCGATCCGCGAAATCGACTCGAAGACCGGCACCGCCGATGTCGTGCGCCGCTGCACCGGACGACTCGTCTGCGCCGCGCAAGCCGTCGAGGGCCTGAAACATTTCGTCTCGCGCAATGCGCTCGATATCGAAGGGCTCGGCGAAAAGCAGATCGAGCAATTCTTTGCCGAGGGCTTGATCAAGACGGCGGCGGATATTTTCAGGCTTGAAGAGCGCGACAAGCACAGTCTGCAGCGATTGAAGAATCGCGAAGGCTACGGCGAGACCTCCGTGCGCAATCTCTTCGCGGCGATCGAGGCGCGCCGGCAGGTGCCGGTGAACCGCTTCATTTATGCGCTTGGCATCAGACATGTCGGCGAGACCAATGCGCGCCGGCTCGCCCGCCATTTCGGCACATTCGAAGCGCTGCGCGCCACGGCACAGCGCGCACTCGAAGGCTCGGAAGCCCGCGCCGAGATCAATAATATCGAAGGGATCGGCGATGTGGTCGCCGAATCCATCGCCGATTTCTTTCAGGAAAAGCACAATGAGTCGGTGCTCGATGCGCTTCTCGCCTATGTGACGCCGCTGCCGATGGAAGAGATCGTCAGCGCGAGCCCGATCGCCGGCAAGACGGTCGTCTTCACCGGCGCGCTGGAGCGCATGACGCGCGACGAGGCGAAGGCGCAGGCCGAACGACTTGGTGCCAAGGTTGCGGCTTCGGTGTCGAAGAAAACGGATCTGGTGGTCGCCGGCCCCGGCGCTGGCTCGAAGCTCGCCAAAGCGCAAGAGCTCGGCATCGAAACGATCGACGAAGAGACGTGGCTGATACGCGCGGCCGGGGCAGGGGATTAG
- the rsmD gene encoding 16S rRNA (guanine(966)-N(2))-methyltransferase RsmD → MRIVGGRLKGRALLGPKTQDIRPTSDRLRETIFNILAHAYGDPVEGAAVIDLFAGTGAMALEALSRGAKRALLVDDGATARALIRANVDALGLGGATKIFRRDARKLGAAPAGDRFTLAFLDPPYGKGLAEPTLIALRDGSWLEPDALLVVEEAAGLVLDIPAGFTPLESRSYGDTQMLILRRDDAASN, encoded by the coding sequence ATGCGCATCGTCGGCGGCCGCCTGAAAGGCCGGGCGCTGCTTGGCCCGAAGACACAAGACATAAGGCCGACATCGGACCGTCTGCGTGAGACGATCTTCAACATTCTCGCGCATGCCTACGGCGATCCCGTCGAAGGCGCCGCGGTGATCGATCTCTTCGCCGGCACCGGCGCCATGGCGCTCGAAGCGCTGTCGCGTGGCGCCAAGCGGGCTCTGCTCGTCGATGACGGGGCGACGGCGCGGGCCTTGATTCGCGCCAATGTCGATGCTCTCGGCCTTGGCGGCGCGACCAAGATTTTTCGGCGCGATGCGCGCAAGCTTGGAGCGGCGCCGGCGGGGGATCGGTTCACCCTCGCCTTTCTCGATCCACCCTATGGCAAAGGGCTCGCCGAGCCGACCCTCATCGCGTTGAGGGACGGCTCCTGGCTCGAGCCGGATGCGCTGCTTGTCGTCGAAGAGGCCGCTGGTCTGGTGCTCGACATTCCCGCCGGCTTCACACCGCTCGAGAGCCGCAGCTACGGCGATACGCAAATGCTGATCCTGCGGCGCGACGATGCAGCATCAAATTAG
- a CDS encoding pseudouridine synthase translates to MVAKAEPQTRGERVAKIIARAGACSRRDAEAWIAEGRVAVNGEVLTSPAVALGPADQISIDGAPLAERQRTRLFLFHKPRGLVTTNKDPEGRATIFDYLHQHAPEAPRLMSVGRLDINTEGLLLLTNDGGLARILELPATGWLRRYRVRANGETDQAILDGLAKGVTIDGLRYAGIEATLDRQQGANCWLTLGLREGKNREIKRVLEHLGLAVNRLIRISFGPFQLGEIEEGKIEEVRTRVLRDQLGTALAQAAGVDFDAALETAPPPEADTERANGFGRKIPRTRAASNDTKPRRDAKPNAKPPHAGQGKPARFGANSRNAPKVNAPEPEKPRSRPQPGPHKHISALRAERKDRGAEDPRQRIERGEIADRKGRAVTIERRVASKGGTAESTKQKPAQRQTRPDQQRPSRAPGPAPRSGAPRSGASRPDAPRPGAGGKAGGKGRRPK, encoded by the coding sequence ATGGTCGCAAAGGCAGAGCCGCAAACGCGAGGCGAGCGGGTCGCCAAGATCATCGCTCGCGCCGGCGCTTGCTCGCGCCGCGACGCCGAAGCCTGGATCGCCGAAGGCCGGGTCGCCGTCAACGGCGAAGTCCTGACGAGCCCCGCCGTAGCGCTTGGCCCAGCCGACCAAATCAGCATTGATGGCGCGCCGCTGGCGGAACGTCAGCGAACCCGGCTCTTCCTCTTCCACAAGCCGCGCGGCCTCGTCACTACGAACAAGGATCCGGAGGGGCGCGCGACGATCTTCGACTACCTGCATCAGCATGCACCCGAGGCACCGCGCCTAATGAGCGTCGGCCGGCTCGACATCAATACCGAAGGCCTGCTGCTCCTGACCAATGACGGCGGCCTCGCGCGCATTCTGGAATTGCCTGCCACCGGCTGGCTTCGACGCTATCGCGTGCGCGCCAATGGCGAAACCGATCAAGCGATTCTCGACGGTCTCGCCAAAGGTGTGACGATCGATGGCCTGCGCTATGCCGGGATCGAAGCCACGCTCGATCGTCAGCAAGGCGCCAATTGCTGGCTGACGCTCGGCCTGCGCGAAGGCAAAAACCGCGAGATCAAGCGCGTGCTTGAACATTTGGGCCTGGCGGTCAACCGGCTGATCCGGATTTCCTTCGGCCCGTTTCAGCTCGGTGAGATCGAAGAAGGCAAGATCGAGGAGGTGCGCACCCGCGTGTTGCGCGATCAACTCGGCACCGCTCTGGCTCAAGCCGCCGGCGTGGATTTCGACGCGGCGCTCGAAACCGCGCCCCCGCCGGAAGCGGATACGGAGAGAGCAAACGGTTTTGGCCGAAAAATACCGCGGACGCGGGCAGCCTCTAACGACACCAAGCCAAGACGCGACGCCAAGCCAAACGCGAAGCCCCCCCATGCAGGGCAAGGCAAGCCTGCTCGCTTTGGCGCCAACAGCCGCAACGCGCCAAAGGTCAACGCACCCGAGCCTGAAAAGCCACGCTCGCGGCCGCAGCCCGGCCCGCACAAGCATATTTCGGCTCTCCGAGCCGAGAGGAAGGACCGCGGCGCAGAAGACCCGAGACAGCGGATCGAACGCGGCGAAATTGCCGACCGCAAAGGCCGCGCGGTGACGATCGAACGGCGCGTTGCATCGAAAGGCGGGACGGCCGAATCGACGAAACAAAAGCCTGCACAGCGCCAGACCCGTCCCGATCAGCAACGGCCGAGCCGAGCGCCCGGCCCCGCGCCGAGATCGGGCGCACCAAGATCGGGAGCATCAAGGCCCGACGCACCTAGACCTGGAGCGGGCGGCAAGGCGGGCGGCAAGGGCCGCCGGCCGAAATGA
- the ispH gene encoding 4-hydroxy-3-methylbut-2-enyl diphosphate reductase — MNAKPKLRIFLCAPRGFCAGVVRAIDAVEQALRIYGAPVYVRHEIVHNKYVVEGLKAKGAIFVEELDEIPDMTRPVIFSAHGVPKSIHAHAGELKVLAIDATCPLVTKVHREAEAHHKRGRQVLLVGHAGHPEVVGTLGQLPKGSILLVQTPEDVAKLVDVDESNLAYVTQTTLSIDDTRNMVEALTRRFPNIIGPHKEDICYATTNRQEAVKRIAPVVDAMIVVGSSNSSNSQRLKEVAERSGCKLARLVLRAEDVDWDLFKDVSSVGITAGASAPEVLVEEIMDAFGQRFELHVEIVSTADESVFFPLPRELRSDARELKAVSERAAAAAK; from the coding sequence ATGAACGCCAAGCCGAAGCTTCGTATCTTTCTCTGTGCGCCGCGCGGCTTTTGCGCCGGAGTCGTGCGTGCGATCGACGCCGTCGAACAAGCGCTGCGGATCTATGGGGCGCCTGTCTATGTGCGGCATGAGATCGTCCATAACAAATATGTCGTCGAAGGGCTGAAGGCCAAGGGCGCCATTTTTGTCGAGGAACTCGACGAGATCCCCGATATGACCCGGCCGGTGATCTTCTCCGCGCATGGCGTGCCGAAATCCATTCATGCGCATGCCGGCGAACTCAAAGTTCTGGCCATCGATGCGACCTGTCCGCTGGTCACCAAAGTACATCGGGAGGCCGAAGCGCATCACAAGCGCGGCCGCCAAGTGCTCCTCGTGGGTCATGCCGGCCATCCCGAGGTTGTCGGCACCTTGGGGCAATTGCCGAAGGGCTCGATCCTGCTCGTTCAGACGCCCGAAGATGTCGCTAAACTCGTCGATGTCGATGAGAGCAATCTCGCCTATGTCACACAGACGACCTTATCGATCGACGACACGCGCAATATGGTCGAGGCGCTGACGCGGCGCTTCCCGAACATTATCGGCCCGCACAAGGAAGATATTTGCTACGCGACGACCAATCGGCAGGAGGCGGTGAAGCGCATTGCGCCGGTCGTCGACGCGATGATCGTCGTCGGCTCGTCGAATTCCTCCAATTCGCAGCGCCTCAAGGAGGTTGCCGAACGCTCCGGCTGCAAGCTGGCGCGCCTCGTGCTGCGGGCCGAGGATGTGGATTGGGATCTCTTCAAAGATGTCTCCTCGGTCGGCATCACGGCCGGTGCTTCGGCGCCGGAAGTGTTGGTCGAGGAGATCATGGACGCCTTCGGCCAGAGATTTGAACTCCATGTGGAGATCGTGTCGACAGCGGATGAGAGCGTCTTCTTTCCGCTGCCGCGCGAATTGCGCTCGGACGCGCGCGAGCTGAAGGCGGTTTCCGAGCGCGCGGCGGCGGCCGCCAAGTAG
- a CDS encoding nicotinate phosphoribosyltransferase, giving the protein MTPDLATRVYNHSFRIDPIIRTLLDTDFYKLLMLQMIWKHRRDVRVTFALINRTPSVRMADVIDEGELRAQLDHARSLRFEKNELIWLAGNTFYGKAQIFEPGFLEFLAGFTLPPYALSKRDGQFELRFGGPWTGTTMWEVPALAILNELWARKAMAGMRRFTLDVLYARAKAKLWSKVEELRTLAAEGPLRLADFGTRRRHGFLWQRWCLEALQEGLGSSFFGTSNVKHAMDTGLEAIGTNAHELPMVYAALAENDEELAQAPYAVLQDWSKLYQGNLLVLLPDTFGTTNFLNAAPDWVADWTGARPDSKPPIEGAEQLIAWWEKRGRDPRSKLIVLSDAMTVDSIAAAVRHLRGRAQVSIGWGTNLTNDFVGCAPKGTAADLSPPSLVCKVAEVEGRSAVKLSDNPAKVSGEAAEVARYERVFAYQPGVWRSA; this is encoded by the coding sequence ATGACCCCCGATCTCGCCACCCGTGTCTATAATCATTCCTTCCGCATCGATCCGATCATCCGGACCTTGCTCGATACGGATTTCTATAAATTGCTGATGCTCCAGATGATCTGGAAGCATAGACGCGATGTGCGGGTGACGTTCGCGCTCATTAACCGGACGCCGTCTGTCCGGATGGCCGATGTCATCGACGAAGGCGAATTGCGGGCGCAGCTCGATCATGCGCGCAGCCTGCGCTTCGAGAAGAACGAGCTGATCTGGCTCGCCGGCAATACATTTTATGGCAAGGCCCAAATCTTCGAGCCGGGTTTTCTGGAGTTTCTCGCTGGCTTCACGCTGCCGCCTTACGCGCTGTCGAAGCGCGACGGGCAGTTCGAATTGCGCTTCGGCGGGCCATGGACCGGCACGACCATGTGGGAAGTGCCGGCGCTCGCTATCCTGAACGAATTATGGGCGCGCAAGGCCATGGCAGGCATGCGCCGGTTTACGCTCGATGTTCTCTATGCGCGGGCGAAGGCGAAGCTCTGGAGCAAGGTGGAAGAGCTGCGCACACTCGCGGCTGAAGGGCCGCTGCGGCTTGCCGATTTTGGCACCCGCCGGCGGCATGGGTTTTTGTGGCAGCGCTGGTGTCTCGAAGCGTTGCAGGAAGGTTTGGGTTCGTCCTTCTTCGGCACGTCGAACGTCAAGCACGCGATGGATACCGGGCTCGAGGCGATCGGCACCAATGCGCATGAATTGCCGATGGTCTACGCGGCGCTCGCCGAGAATGATGAAGAACTTGCTCAAGCGCCCTATGCTGTGTTGCAGGATTGGTCCAAGCTCTATCAAGGCAATTTGCTCGTGCTCCTGCCGGATACGTTCGGCACGACGAATTTCTTGAATGCGGCGCCCGATTGGGTCGCCGATTGGACTGGCGCGCGTCCCGATTCGAAGCCGCCGATCGAAGGGGCCGAGCAATTGATCGCCTGGTGGGAAAAGCGCGGCCGCGATCCGCGCAGCAAACTGATCGTCCTGTCGGATGCGATGACGGTTGACTCGATCGCGGCGGCGGTTCGGCATTTGCGCGGCCGGGCCCAAGTCTCGATCGGCTGGGGTACCAATCTCACCAATGATTTCGTCGGTTGCGCGCCGAAAGGGACGGCGGCCGATCTCTCTCCGCCTTCGCTCGTCTGCAAGGTTGCGGAAGTCGAAGGACGGTCGGCGGTGAAACTCTCGGATAATCCGGCGAAAGTGTCCGGCGAGGCCGCCGAGGTTGCCCGCTACGAGCGGGTTTTTGCCTATCAGCCGGGCGTCTGGCGCAGTGCTTAA
- a CDS encoding outer membrane protein assembly factor BamD: protein MTLPMAGCGTFDSLDPTTWFAEKYSPKVVPDTPSALLYDQGLAGIQKHDYGDAAKKFTELEKQDQYTQWQRKALLMEAFSQYKKGSYDDAIGTTQRYITLYAKAPDLDYAYYIEAMSYYNEIPDISRDQDRADKAAKVFAAIVQRFPKSEYADDARYKLNITRDQLAGRDMMVGRYYLERRDYTGAINRFRDVLAKYQTTRHAEEALERLTEAYMALGITSEAQTAAAVLGHNFPDSRWYKDAYALLKRGGLQPHEDPTSWISKTVHKLGVG, encoded by the coding sequence ATGACCCTGCCGATGGCCGGGTGCGGGACGTTTGATTCTTTGGATCCGACCACCTGGTTTGCCGAGAAATACTCACCCAAAGTGGTCCCCGACACGCCATCGGCGCTTCTTTACGACCAGGGCCTCGCCGGGATTCAGAAGCATGATTACGGTGATGCCGCCAAAAAATTCACCGAACTCGAGAAGCAGGACCAATATACGCAGTGGCAGCGCAAGGCCCTGCTGATGGAAGCCTTCAGCCAGTATAAGAAGGGCAGTTACGACGACGCCATCGGCACCACGCAGCGCTACATCACGCTCTATGCCAAGGCCCCGGATCTCGACTACGCCTATTATATCGAGGCCATGTCCTATTATAACGAGATTCCGGACATTTCCCGCGACCAGGATCGGGCCGACAAAGCCGCCAAAGTCTTTGCCGCAATCGTCCAGAGATTTCCGAAATCGGAATATGCCGATGACGCCCGCTATAAGCTGAATATCACCCGCGATCAGCTTGCCGGGCGGGATATGATGGTCGGCCGCTATTATCTGGAACGTCGCGATTATACTGGGGCGATCAACCGCTTCCGCGACGTTCTGGCGAAATATCAGACGACCCGCCACGCCGAGGAAGCGCTGGAACGGTTGACCGAAGCCTATATGGCGCTCGGGATCACCAGTGAAGCGCAGACCGCCGCCGCCGTGCTCGGCCACAACTTTCCCGATTCGCGATGGTACAAGGACGCTTATGCGCTGTTGAAGCGCGGTGGCCTGCAACCGCATGAAGATCCGACTTCCTGGATTTCGAAGACTGTCCACAAGTTGGGGGTCGGCTGA
- the recN gene encoding DNA repair protein RecN produces MLVQLAIRDIVLIDRLDLEFGQGLTVLTGETGAGKSILLDAFSLSLGARGDGSLVRHGEAQGQVTAVFDLALEHPALAAARAQDIETDGELILRRVQMADGRTRAFVNDQPVSAQALRNIARGLVEIHGQHDDRALVDPSVHRQLIDAYGGLFAECAAVRQAHAALRAAETEFVDEQARLEKVRGEADYLRHAHAELTKLAPELGEEAALAERRTAMMQAEKVSAELRDAYEAVAGNESPLSALSSVMRRLERRQDQAPELINPAVQALDAALSAFDIAGQTLDQALRLADYDPAELERVEERLFALRAAGRKYSVATDALAALAEKIADDLAALDAGEAHLVKLEKAVGAAQSAYDAAARTLSARRKAAAKELEKAVNAELAPLKLEGASFLVQFKQDAAAAGPAGIDQLEFWVKTNPGTKPGPLMKVASGGELARFMLALKVVLADRGSAPTLVFDEIDTGVGGAVAEAIGQRLARLARGVQVLAVTHAPQVAAQAKGHFRIAKDAMDKGKRMATRVTHLANEARREEIARMLAGATITEEARAAAGRLLAGTG; encoded by the coding sequence ATGCTCGTTCAGCTCGCCATTCGCGACATTGTGCTGATCGACAGGCTCGATCTTGAATTCGGGCAGGGCCTGACCGTGCTTACCGGCGAGACCGGTGCCGGCAAGTCGATCCTGCTCGATGCTTTTTCGCTGAGTCTCGGCGCCCGCGGCGATGGTTCGCTGGTCCGGCATGGCGAAGCGCAGGGCCAGGTCACCGCCGTCTTCGATCTCGCCTTGGAGCACCCGGCGCTGGCCGCGGCGCGGGCGCAGGACATCGAAACCGACGGTGAGCTCATTTTGCGCCGCGTGCAGATGGCGGACGGGCGCACGCGGGCTTTCGTCAATGATCAGCCGGTGAGCGCCCAGGCCTTGCGCAACATTGCCCGCGGCCTTGTCGAAATTCATGGCCAGCATGACGATCGTGCGCTTGTCGACCCAAGTGTGCATCGTCAGCTCATCGATGCCTATGGTGGCCTCTTTGCCGAATGCGCGGCGGTGCGCCAGGCGCATGCGGCGCTACGAGCCGCCGAAACCGAATTTGTCGACGAGCAGGCCAGACTCGAGAAAGTCCGCGGCGAGGCGGATTATCTGCGTCACGCCCATGCGGAATTGACCAAGCTCGCACCTGAGCTTGGCGAAGAGGCGGCGCTTGCGGAACGCCGCACCGCCATGATGCAGGCGGAAAAGGTAAGCGCCGAGTTGCGCGATGCCTATGAGGCTGTCGCCGGCAATGAGTCGCCGCTCTCTGCGCTGTCCTCCGTCATGCGGCGGCTCGAACGCAGGCAAGACCAGGCGCCGGAGCTGATCAACCCGGCGGTGCAGGCGCTCGACGCGGCACTGAGCGCTTTCGACATTGCCGGCCAGACTCTCGACCAGGCGCTGCGGCTTGCCGATTATGACCCGGCCGAACTCGAAAGGGTCGAGGAACGGCTCTTTGCGCTGCGTGCCGCCGGGCGCAAATATAGCGTTGCCACCGACGCGCTGGCTGCGCTCGCCGAAAAGATCGCAGACGATCTCGCGGCGCTCGACGCGGGCGAGGCGCATCTCGTCAAACTCGAGAAGGCGGTCGGCGCGGCGCAGAGTGCTTATGATGCGGCCGCGCGCACGCTCTCGGCCCGCCGCAAGGCCGCGGCGAAAGAACTCGAAAAGGCAGTGAATGCCGAACTCGCGCCACTCAAACTCGAAGGCGCGAGCTTTCTCGTGCAGTTCAAGCAGGACGCCGCCGCCGCCGGCCCGGCGGGTATCGATCAGCTCGAATTCTGGGTCAAGACCAATCCGGGCACCAAGCCGGGGCCTCTGATGAAAGTGGCTTCGGGCGGCGAGCTTGCGCGCTTCATGCTGGCCCTGAAGGTCGTGCTCGCGGATCGCGGTTCGGCGCCGACCCTGGTTTTCGACGAGATCGACACCGGTGTCGGCGGCGCGGTCGCCGAGGCCATCGGCCAGCGCTTGGCGCGCTTGGCGCGAGGCGTTCAGGTTCTCGCCGTCACCCATGCGCCGCAGGTGGCGGCGCAGGCCAAGGGCCATTTCCGCATCGCCAAGGATGCGATGGACAAGGGCAAACGCATGGCGACCCGCGTGACGCATCTCGCCAATGAGGCGCGGCGCGAGGAAATCGCCCGCATGCTCGCCGGCGCGACGATCACCGAAGAGGCGCGCGCCGCAGCTGGCAGATTGCTGGCTGGGACGGGGTAG
- a CDS encoding IS5 family transposase (programmed frameshift), which produces MSSVRLMLKDHQWERMQPHLPGKRSDPGRTGANNRLFVEAILWLARTGVPWRDLPDCFGNWNSVFIRFSRWSKDGVWDRLFTAMADDPDFEYIMIDSTIVRAHQHAAGKKGGPEARAIGRSRGGLTTKIHAVVDALGNPLRFILTPGQASDITQAEALIEGLPAEHVLGDKGYDAKSLRDAITEQGAVAVIPPRTTSPQVHCDFALYCERNLVERFFLKLKHFRRIATRYEQTPRAFLSMLSIVGAFIWTR; this is translated from the exons ATGTCGTCGGTTCGGTTGATGTTGAAAGACCACCAGTGGGAGCGGATGCAGCCGCATCTGCCTGGCAAGCGGAGTGATCCCGGCAGGACCGGCGCGAACAATCGGTTGTTTGTGGAGGCGATCCTGTGGCTCGCCAGAACGGGCGTCCCCTGGCGCGATCTGCCGGATTGCTTTGGCAATTGGAACAGTGTGTTCATCCGCTTTTCCCGCTGGTCCAAAGACGGCGTGTGGGATCGGCTATTTACGGCAATGGCCGATGATCCGGACTTCGAATACATCATGATCGACTCCACCATCGTCCGGGCGCACCAGCATGCGGCGGGCAAAAAAGGGGGCC CTGAAGCTCGCGCGATCGGCCGTTCGCGGGGTGGCTTGACCACAAAAATCCATGCCGTCGTCGACGCGCTGGGTAACCCGTTGCGGTTTATTCTCACGCCTGGGCAGGCCAGCGATATCACCCAGGCCGAAGCTCTGATCGAAGGTCTGCCTGCCGAGCATGTCCTTGGCGACAAGGGCTACGATGCAAAATCGCTGCGTGATGCCATCACCGAACAAGGCGCCGTCGCGGTGATCCCGCCCAGAACAACATCGCCCCAGGTCCATTGTGACTTCGCGCTCTATTGCGAGCGCAATCTGGTCGAGCGCTTCTTCCTGAAACTCAAGCATTTCAGGCGCATCGCGACACGCTACGAACAAACGCCGCGAGCATTCCTCTCCATGCTATCCATCGTCGGCGCATTCATCTGGACACGCTGA